In Salmonella enterica subsp. enterica serovar Typhimurium str. LT2, a single window of DNA contains:
- the yadI gene encoding putative PTS enzyme (similar to E. coli putative PTS enzyme II B component (AAC73240.1); Blastp hit to AAC73240.1 (146 aa), 76% identity in aa 1 - 146), protein MLGWVISCHDDRAQEMLEGLEKKYGPLAQCRAVNFWRGLSVNMLSRMMCDALHATDSGEGVIFLTDISGAAPYRVASLMSHKHSQCEVISGVSYSLMEEMITWRESMSSSAFRDQIVALGAPDVTSLWHQQQKNPPFVLLHDSYEF, encoded by the coding sequence ATGCTGGGATGGGTCATTTCCTGTCATGACGATCGGGCGCAGGAAATGCTCGAAGGTCTTGAAAAGAAGTATGGGCCGTTGGCGCAGTGTCGGGCGGTCAATTTCTGGCGTGGGTTAAGCGTAAATATGCTCAGCCGCATGATGTGTGACGCCCTCCATGCCACCGACTCCGGTGAAGGCGTGATATTTTTAACCGACATTTCCGGCGCGGCGCCTTATCGTGTAGCGTCGCTGATGAGCCATAAACATTCTCAATGTGAAGTTATTTCCGGTGTCAGCTATTCATTGATGGAGGAAATGATTACCTGGCGAGAGTCAATGAGCAGTTCAGCATTTCGCGACCAGATTGTCGCGCTTGGCGCGCCGGATGTCACCAGTCTCTGGCATCAGCAGCAGAAAAATCCGCCTTTTGTATTGCTGCATGATTCGTATGAGTTTTGA
- the yadE gene encoding putative xylanase/chitin deacetylase (similar to E. coli orf, hypothetical protein (AAC73241.1); Blastp hit to AAC73241.1 (409 aa), 81% identity in aa 1 - 409) — protein MVMRVVLILLFFFAGNVLAALPARYMQTTKDAAIWSQIGDKMVTVGNIRAGQILSVTPVAADYYAFKFGFGVGFIDKGHLESVQGKQKVEDGLGDLNKPLSNQNLVTWKDTPVYNAPDISSAPFGVLVDNLRYPIISKLKGRLHQTWYQIRIGDRLAYVNAMDAQEDNGIPILTYHHILRDEENTRFRHTSTTTSVRAFSNQMTWLRDRGYATLTMYQLEDYIYNRANFPARAVAITFDDGLKSVSRYAYPVLKQYDMKATAFIISSRIKRHPQKWNPRSLQFMSVSELRKISDVFDFQSHTHFLHRVDGHRRPILYSRSYHNILFDFERSRRALAQFTPHVFYLSYPFGGYNATAIKAAKDAGFHLAVTTVRGKVKPGDNPMLLKRLYILRTDSLETMSRLISNQPQG, from the coding sequence ATGGTTATGCGCGTTGTTCTTATCTTGCTGTTCTTTTTCGCCGGTAATGTGTTGGCTGCCTTGCCCGCTCGTTATATGCAAACGACGAAAGATGCCGCCATCTGGTCGCAGATTGGCGACAAAATGGTGACCGTAGGGAATATCCGCGCCGGACAAATTCTTTCCGTAACGCCTGTTGCGGCTGATTATTATGCCTTTAAATTCGGCTTCGGTGTGGGCTTTATCGATAAAGGCCATCTGGAATCCGTGCAGGGAAAACAAAAAGTGGAAGATGGCCTGGGCGATCTTAACAAGCCGCTCAGCAATCAGAATCTGGTGACCTGGAAGGACACGCCGGTGTATAACGCGCCGGACATCAGTAGCGCCCCGTTTGGCGTATTGGTGGATAATTTGCGTTACCCCATTATTAGCAAGCTGAAAGGCCGGCTACATCAAACCTGGTATCAGATCCGTATTGGCGACAGGCTGGCTTATGTCAACGCCATGGATGCGCAGGAAGACAACGGCATTCCGATTTTGACCTATCATCACATTTTACGTGATGAAGAGAATACCCGTTTTCGCCATACCTCCACCACGACTTCGGTTCGGGCATTCAGCAACCAAATGACCTGGCTTCGCGATCGCGGCTATGCCACGTTGACGATGTACCAACTGGAGGATTACATCTATAACCGCGCTAATTTCCCGGCGCGCGCGGTGGCTATCACCTTTGATGATGGCCTTAAATCGGTGAGTCGCTATGCGTATCCGGTATTAAAGCAGTACGATATGAAAGCGACGGCATTTATTATCTCATCGCGTATTAAGCGCCATCCGCAAAAATGGAATCCCAGGTCGCTGCAATTTATGAGCGTGTCCGAATTGCGCAAGATAAGCGATGTTTTTGATTTTCAGTCGCATACCCATTTTTTACACCGGGTAGACGGGCATCGCCGCCCGATTTTATATAGCCGCAGCTACCATAATATTCTGTTTGATTTTGAACGCTCGCGGCGGGCGCTCGCACAGTTTACTCCGCACGTATTTTATCTTTCTTATCCCTTTGGCGGTTATAACGCGACCGCGATCAAAGCAGCAAAAGACGCCGGTTTCCATCTGGCGGTAACCACGGTGAGAGGGAAGGTGAAGCCGGGAGATAATCCGATGCTGCTCAAAAGGCTGTATATTCTGCGCACGGATTCGCTGGAAACCATGTCGCGGCTGATCAGCAACCAGCCGCAGGGATAA
- the panD gene encoding aspartate 1-decarboxylase (similar to E. coli aspartate 1-decarboxylase (AAC73242.1); Blastp hit to AAC73242.1 (126 aa), 96% identity in aa 1 - 126): MIRTMLQGKLHRVKVTQADLHYEGSCAIDQDFLDASGILENEAIDIWNVTNGKRFSTYAIAAERGSRIISVNGAAAHCAEVGDIVIIASFVTMSDEEARTWRPKVAYFEGDNEMKRTAKAIPVQVA; the protein is encoded by the coding sequence ATGATTCGCACCATGCTGCAAGGCAAGCTCCACCGCGTAAAAGTCACGCAGGCGGACCTGCACTACGAAGGTTCCTGTGCCATTGACCAGGATTTCCTTGATGCCTCCGGTATTCTGGAAAACGAAGCGATTGATATCTGGAACGTGACCAATGGGAAACGTTTCTCAACCTATGCGATTGCGGCTGAACGCGGCTCCAGAATCATCTCGGTGAACGGTGCGGCGGCGCACTGCGCTGAAGTTGGCGACATTGTGATTATCGCCAGCTTCGTCACCATGTCTGATGAAGAAGCGCGTACATGGCGTCCGAAAGTGGCCTATTTTGAAGGCGACAACGAAATGAAGCGCACCGCGAAAGCTATTCCGGTACAGGTTGCCTGA
- the panC gene encoding pantothenate synthetase (similar to E. coli pantothenate synthetase (AAC73244.1); Blastp hit to AAC73244.1 (283 aa), 87% identity in aa 1 - 283) — translation MLIIETLPLLRQHIRRLRQEGKRVALVPTMGNLHDGHMKLVDEAKARADVVIVSIFVNPMQFDRPDDLVRYPRTLQEDCEKLNKRKVDYVFAPAVEEIYPHGLEGQTYVDVPGLSTMLEGASRPGHFRGVSTIVSKLFNLIQPDIACFGEKDFQQLALIRKMVADMSYDIEIVGVPIIRAKDGLALSSRNAYLTAEQRKIAPGLYNVMNSIAEKLIAGNRELQEIIAIAEQELNEKGFRADDIQIRDADTLLELTETSKRAVILAAAWLGQARLIDNQSVTLAQ, via the coding sequence GTGCTAATCATTGAAACCCTGCCGCTGCTGCGCCAGCATATTCGTCGTCTGCGTCAGGAAGGTAAACGCGTCGCACTGGTTCCCACCATGGGCAACCTGCACGACGGCCATATGAAGCTGGTCGATGAGGCAAAAGCCCGGGCTGATGTGGTGATCGTCAGCATTTTCGTCAATCCGATGCAGTTTGATCGGCCGGACGATCTGGTGCGTTATCCGCGCACGCTGCAGGAAGATTGTGAAAAGCTGAACAAACGCAAAGTCGATTATGTCTTTGCGCCAGCCGTTGAGGAAATCTACCCGCATGGGCTGGAAGGCCAGACGTACGTTGATGTTCCCGGCCTCTCTACCATGCTGGAAGGCGCCAGCCGTCCAGGTCATTTCCGCGGCGTCTCGACTATCGTCAGCAAGCTGTTCAACCTGATCCAGCCGGATATCGCCTGCTTTGGCGAGAAGGATTTCCAGCAACTGGCGCTGATCCGCAAAATGGTGGCGGATATGAGTTATGACATTGAGATCGTCGGCGTGCCGATTATTCGCGCTAAAGACGGTCTGGCGCTCAGCTCACGTAACGCTTATCTGACCGCAGAGCAGCGCAAAATTGCGCCGGGTCTATACAACGTGATGAATAGCATCGCTGAAAAACTGATTGCGGGTAATCGTGAGCTGCAAGAGATTATTGCCATTGCCGAACAGGAACTGAATGAAAAAGGCTTCCGTGCCGACGACATTCAAATCCGTGATGCCGACACGCTGCTGGAGCTGACGGAAACCAGCAAACGCGCAGTGATTCTGGCTGCCGCCTGGCTGGGTCAGGCGCGTCTGATCGATAATCAAAGCGTTACATTAGCCCAGTAG
- the panB gene encoding 3-methyl-2-oxobutanoate hydroxymethyltransferase (similar to E. coli 3-methyl-2-oxobutanoate hydroxymethyltransferase (AAC73245.1); Blastp hit to AAC73245.1 (264 aa), 92% identity in aa 1 - 264): MKPTTISLLQKCKQEKKRFATITAYDYSFAKLFADEGINVMLVGDSLGMTIQGHDSTLPVTVEDIAYHTRAVRRGAPNCLLLSDLPFMAYATPEQACENAAIVMRAGANMVKIEGGAWLVDTVKMLTERAVPVCGHLGLTPQSVNIFGGYKIQGRGDAGQVLLDDALALEAAGAQLLVLECVPVELAKRVTEALSIPVIGIGAGNVTDGQILVMHDAFGITGGHIPKFAKNFLAEAGDMRAAVQQYMAEVESGVYPGEEHSFH; this comes from the coding sequence ATGAAACCCACCACCATTTCACTGCTGCAGAAATGCAAGCAAGAGAAAAAACGCTTCGCGACAATTACCGCCTACGACTACAGCTTCGCTAAGTTATTTGCCGACGAAGGTATCAATGTGATGCTGGTTGGCGACTCTCTGGGCATGACAATTCAGGGGCACGACTCCACCCTGCCTGTCACCGTGGAAGATATCGCCTACCACACCCGCGCGGTACGCCGCGGCGCGCCCAACTGTCTATTGCTCTCCGACCTGCCGTTTATGGCTTACGCCACCCCGGAACAGGCATGTGAAAACGCGGCTATCGTGATGCGTGCGGGGGCCAATATGGTCAAAATTGAAGGCGGCGCCTGGCTGGTTGATACGGTGAAAATGCTCACCGAACGCGCCGTGCCGGTTTGTGGTCATCTGGGGTTAACGCCCCAGTCGGTGAATATCTTCGGCGGCTATAAAATTCAGGGCCGTGGAGATGCAGGACAAGTGCTGCTGGATGACGCGCTGGCTTTAGAAGCCGCTGGCGCTCAACTGCTGGTGCTGGAGTGCGTGCCGGTTGAGCTGGCGAAGCGCGTCACGGAAGCGCTGTCGATTCCGGTGATCGGCATCGGCGCGGGCAACGTCACCGACGGTCAGATCCTGGTGATGCACGATGCGTTTGGCATCACCGGCGGTCATATTCCAAAATTCGCGAAAAATTTCCTCGCCGAAGCGGGCGACATGCGCGCCGCCGTACAGCAGTATATGGCTGAAGTGGAGTCCGGCGTTTATCCGGGCGAAGAACACAGCTTTCACTAA
- the folK gene encoding 7,8-dihydro-6-hydroxymethylpterin-pyrophosphokinase, PPPK (similar to E. coli 7,8-dihydro-6-hydroxymethylpterin- pyrophosphokinase (AAC73253.1); Blastp hit to AAC73253.1 (159 aa), 87% identity in aa 1 - 148): MTIAYIALGSNLASPLEQVNAALKAIADIPDSRIVAVSSFYRTPPLGPQDQPDYLNAAVALDTALAPEELLNHTQRIELQQGRVRKAERWGPRTLDLDIMLFGDEVINTDRLTVPHYDMKNRGFMLWPLFEIAPDLIFPDGISLHQHLTHLGAAKPAHW, encoded by the coding sequence ATGACGATCGCGTATATCGCGCTTGGCAGTAATCTGGCCTCTCCGCTGGAGCAGGTCAATGCCGCCCTGAAGGCTATCGCCGACATTCCCGATAGCCGTATCGTCGCGGTTTCTTCGTTTTACCGCACGCCGCCGCTTGGCCCACAGGATCAGCCCGATTACCTGAACGCTGCGGTGGCGCTGGATACCGCTCTCGCCCCCGAAGAATTGCTTAACCATACCCAGCGCATTGAGCTGCAACAGGGCCGGGTGCGCAAAGCCGAACGCTGGGGGCCGCGCACGCTGGATCTCGACATTATGCTGTTTGGCGATGAAGTCATTAACACCGACCGTCTGACCGTGCCGCACTACGACATGAAAAACCGCGGTTTTATGCTGTGGCCGTTATTCGAAATCGCTCCTGATCTGATCTTTCCGGATGGTATCAGCCTGCATCAGCATCTCACCCATCTTGGTGCTGCAAAACCCGCCCACTGGTAA
- the pcnB gene encoding poly(A) polymerase I (similar to E. coli poly(A) polymerase I (AAC73254.1); Blastp hit to AAC73254.1 (454 aa), 90% identity in aa 1 - 453), producing MTLPRCAIFTRVANFCRKVLSREESEAEQAVARPHMTIIPREQHAISRKDISENALKVLYRLNKAGYEAYLVGGGVRDLLLGKKPKDFDVTTNATPDQVRKLFRNCRLVGRRFRLAHVMFGPEIIEVATFRGHHEGSESDRTTSQRGQNGMLLRDNIFGSIEEDAQRRDFTINSLYYSVADFTVRDYVGGMQDLQEGVIRLIGNPETRYREDPVRMLRAVRFAAKLNMHISPETAEPIPRLATLLNDIPPARLFEESLKLLQAGNGYETYQQLREYHLFQPLFPTITRYFTENGDSAMERIIAQVLKNTDNRIRNEMRVNPAFLFAAMFWYPLLEMAQKIAQESGLAYYDAFALAMNDVLDEACRSLAIPKRLTTLTRDIWQLQLRMSRRQGKRAWKLMEHPKFRAAFDLLELRAQVENNTELQRLAQWWAEFQASAPPEQKGMLNELDDDPAPRRRRSRPRKRAPRREGTV from the coding sequence ATGACACTACCGAGGTGCGCTATTTTTACCCGAGTCGCTAATTTTTGCCGTAAGGTGTTAAGCCGCGAGGAGAGCGAGGCAGAACAAGCCGTCGCCCGTCCACATATGACGATTATCCCGCGTGAACAGCACGCTATCTCCCGCAAAGATATCAGTGAAAATGCCCTCAAGGTACTGTACAGGCTGAACAAAGCGGGCTATGAAGCCTACCTGGTCGGCGGCGGCGTCCGCGATCTCCTGCTCGGCAAAAAGCCGAAGGATTTCGACGTGACTACCAACGCAACACCGGATCAGGTACGGAAATTATTCCGCAATTGCCGTCTGGTGGGACGTCGTTTCCGCCTGGCTCACGTGATGTTTGGCCCGGAAATTATCGAAGTGGCAACGTTTCGTGGTCATCATGAAGGCAGTGAAAGCGACCGTACGACCTCCCAGCGTGGGCAAAACGGTATGCTGCTGCGCGACAACATCTTCGGCTCTATCGAAGAAGATGCCCAGCGCCGCGATTTCACCATCAACAGCCTTTACTACAGCGTGGCGGATTTTACCGTGCGCGATTACGTCGGCGGGATGCAGGATCTGCAAGAAGGCGTGATTCGCCTGATCGGCAATCCGGAAACGCGCTACCGCGAAGATCCGGTTCGAATGCTGCGCGCCGTGCGTTTCGCTGCGAAGCTCAATATGCATATCAGCCCTGAAACGGCTGAGCCAATCCCGCGTCTGGCAACCTTGCTAAACGACATTCCTCCCGCGCGCCTGTTCGAAGAGTCGCTGAAGCTGTTGCAGGCGGGGAACGGTTACGAAACCTATCAACAACTGCGGGAATACCACCTCTTCCAGCCGTTGTTTCCTACCATTACGCGTTATTTCACCGAAAACGGCGACAGCGCAATGGAACGCATCATTGCGCAGGTGTTGAAGAATACGGATAACCGCATCCGTAACGAGATGCGCGTTAATCCGGCATTTTTGTTTGCCGCCATGTTCTGGTATCCGCTGCTGGAGATGGCGCAAAAAATCGCTCAGGAGAGCGGTCTGGCCTATTACGACGCTTTCGCGCTGGCCATGAATGATGTGCTGGATGAGGCCTGCCGTTCACTGGCGATCCCGAAACGCCTTACCACGCTTACCCGTGATATTTGGCAGCTTCAGTTACGCATGTCGCGACGTCAGGGCAAACGCGCCTGGAAACTGATGGAACATCCCAAATTCCGCGCCGCGTTTGATTTACTGGAGCTGCGCGCTCAGGTGGAAAATAATACTGAACTGCAACGTCTGGCGCAGTGGTGGGCCGAGTTTCAGGCTTCCGCGCCGCCGGAACAAAAAGGGATGCTCAACGAGCTGGACGACGATCCTGCTCCACGCCGCCGTCGTTCACGTCCGCGCAAACGCGCGCCGCGCCGCGAGGGCACCGTATGA
- the yadB gene encoding putative glutamyl t-RNA synthetase (similar to E. coli putative tRNA synthetase (AAC73255.1); Blastp hit to AAC73255.1 (308 aa), 79% identity in aa 5 - 307), which translates to MTGGSFPALFFIARSMTDSHYIGRFAPSPSGELHFGSLIAALGSYLQARAQRGIWRVRIEDIDPPREVPGAAATILRQLEHYGLHWDGEVLWQSQRHEAYREALAWLHEQGLSYYCTCPRSRIQRLGGIYDGHCRTLCHGPENAAVRIKQQHPVMHFHDALRGDIQADPQLASEDFIIHRRDGLFAYNLAVVVDDHFQGVTEIVRGADLIEPTVRQLSLYKQFGWRAPGYVHLPLALNEQGAKLSKQNHAPALATGDPRPVLVQALRFLGQRDVVAWQEMSVEELLRFAVAHWRLTAVPTSANVNPAFSNASR; encoded by the coding sequence ATGACAGGCGGGAGTTTTCCCGCCTTATTCTTTATTGCCCGCAGCATGACTGACTCACACTATATTGGCCGTTTCGCGCCGTCGCCATCCGGCGAACTGCATTTCGGCTCGTTAATCGCCGCCCTCGGCAGCTATCTACAAGCCCGTGCGCAACGCGGAATTTGGCGCGTTCGCATCGAGGATATCGACCCCCCACGTGAAGTTCCCGGTGCCGCAGCGACCATTCTGCGCCAGCTGGAACATTACGGCCTGCACTGGGATGGCGAGGTCTTATGGCAATCACAGCGTCATGAGGCTTATCGCGAGGCGCTGGCCTGGCTTCACGAGCAGGGACTGAGCTACTACTGCACTTGCCCCCGCTCGCGCATTCAACGTCTGGGCGGTATTTACGACGGCCATTGTCGGACGTTATGCCACGGGCCGGAGAATGCCGCCGTCAGAATTAAACAGCAGCATCCGGTGATGCATTTCCATGATGCCTTGCGCGGCGACATCCAGGCTGACCCACAGCTGGCGAGCGAAGATTTTATTATCCACCGCCGCGACGGACTGTTTGCTTATAATCTGGCCGTGGTGGTCGACGATCATTTTCAGGGGGTGACGGAGATCGTCCGCGGCGCAGATTTAATCGAACCCACTGTCCGACAACTTTCGCTGTATAAACAGTTTGGCTGGCGTGCGCCAGGCTACGTGCACCTTCCGCTGGCGCTCAACGAACAAGGCGCTAAACTTTCCAAGCAAAATCATGCCCCTGCGCTTGCGACAGGCGATCCGCGCCCGGTACTGGTCCAGGCATTGCGCTTTTTAGGCCAACGCGACGTCGTAGCGTGGCAGGAGATGTCTGTTGAGGAGTTGCTGCGCTTTGCAGTGGCGCACTGGAGGCTTACAGCCGTACCCACATCGGCTAATGTAAATCCGGCATTCTCAAATGCGTCTCGCTGA
- the dksA gene encoding dnaK suppressor protein (dnaK suppressor protein. (SW:DKSA_SALTY)), giving the protein MQEGQNRKTSSLSILAIAGVEPYQEKPGEEYMNEAQLSHFKRILEAWRNQLRDEVDRTVTHMQDEAANFPDPVDRAAQEEEFSLELRNRDRERKLIKKIEKTLKKVEDEDFGYCESCGVEIGIRRLEARPTADLCIDCKTLAEIREKQMAG; this is encoded by the coding sequence ATGCAAGAAGGGCAAAACCGTAAAACATCGTCCCTGAGTATTCTCGCCATCGCTGGGGTGGAGCCGTACCAGGAGAAACCGGGCGAAGAGTATATGAACGAAGCCCAGCTATCGCACTTCAAGCGTATTCTTGAAGCATGGCGTAATCAACTCCGGGATGAAGTCGATCGCACTGTGACGCACATGCAGGACGAAGCCGCCAACTTCCCCGATCCGGTCGATCGCGCCGCGCAGGAAGAGGAGTTTAGCCTGGAGTTACGTAATCGTGACCGTGAGCGCAAACTGATCAAAAAGATCGAGAAGACGCTGAAGAAAGTGGAAGATGAAGACTTCGGTTATTGCGAGTCCTGCGGGGTGGAGATTGGTATCCGCCGCCTGGAAGCGCGTCCAACAGCCGATCTGTGCATCGACTGCAAAACGCTGGCTGAAATTCGCGAAAAACAGATGGCGGGTTAA
- the sfsA gene encoding regulator for maltose metabolism (similar to E. coli probable regulator for maltose metabolism (AAC73257.1); Blastp hit to AAC73257.1 (234 aa), 82% identity in aa 1 - 234), giving the protein MLFSPPLQRATLIQRYKRFLADVITPDGTTLTLHCPNTGAMTGCATPGDTVWYSTSENTKRKYPHTWELTETQSGAFICVNTLRANQLTKEAIQENRLPALAGYNILKSEVKYGAERSRIDFMLQADFRPDCYIEVKSVTLAEKENGYFPDAITERGQKHLRELMGVAAAGHRAVVVFAVLHSAITRFSPARHIDIKYAQLLSEAQNKGVEVLAYKAELSAQKMELNEPVPITL; this is encoded by the coding sequence ATGCTATTTTCACCCCCTTTACAACGCGCTACGCTGATTCAGCGCTATAAACGTTTTTTAGCCGATGTGATCACCCCTGACGGTACGACGCTTACGCTGCACTGTCCTAATACCGGCGCGATGACCGGCTGCGCCACGCCTGGCGATACCGTCTGGTATTCGACATCAGAAAATACTAAACGCAAATATCCGCATACCTGGGAATTGACTGAAACGCAATCCGGCGCATTCATTTGCGTGAATACGCTGCGGGCGAACCAGCTAACGAAAGAAGCGATTCAGGAGAATCGCCTGCCGGCGCTGGCGGGGTACAATATTCTGAAAAGTGAAGTCAAATATGGCGCCGAGCGCAGCCGTATAGATTTTATGTTACAGGCAGATTTCCGCCCGGACTGCTATATTGAAGTGAAATCGGTCACGTTAGCGGAAAAAGAAAACGGTTATTTTCCCGACGCCATCACCGAACGAGGGCAAAAACATCTTCGGGAATTGATGGGCGTTGCGGCGGCAGGTCATCGCGCAGTGGTGGTGTTCGCGGTGCTGCACTCCGCCATTACACGTTTTTCCCCCGCACGTCATATCGATATAAAATACGCGCAGCTATTGAGCGAGGCTCAGAATAAAGGCGTGGAAGTTTTAGCTTATAAAGCAGAACTTTCAGCCCAAAAAATGGAACTGAACGAACCAGTACCCATAACGTTGTAG
- the ligT gene encoding 2'-5' RNA ligase (similar to E. coli orf, hypothetical protein (AAC73258.1); Blastp hit to AAC73258.1 (179 aa), 77% identity in aa 4 - 177) gives MSEPKRLFFAIDLPDDARAQIIAWRAAHFASEDGRPVAAANLHLTLAFLGDVSSDKQRALAQLAGRIRQPGFTLHLDDAGQWLRSRVVWLGMRQPPRGLLQLANMLRAQAARSGCYQSPQPFHPHITLLRDASHTVAIPPPGFCWSFPVTSFALYASSYGQGRTRYAELQRWTLGE, from the coding sequence ATGTCTGAGCCAAAACGGCTGTTTTTTGCGATTGACTTACCCGACGACGCGCGCGCGCAAATTATCGCCTGGCGCGCCGCCCATTTTGCGTCTGAAGACGGACGCCCCGTGGCAGCGGCGAACCTGCACCTGACGCTGGCCTTTTTAGGCGACGTCAGTAGCGATAAGCAGCGCGCGCTTGCGCAACTGGCCGGACGAATTCGACAGCCGGGCTTTACGCTACATCTGGATGACGCCGGTCAGTGGCTGCGTTCGCGCGTGGTGTGGCTGGGGATGCGCCAGCCGCCGCGCGGGTTGTTGCAGTTGGCTAATATGCTGCGCGCGCAGGCCGCCCGCAGCGGTTGTTACCAAAGCCCGCAGCCTTTTCACCCGCATATTACGCTGCTGCGCGACGCCAGCCATACGGTGGCTATCCCGCCGCCGGGCTTTTGCTGGTCATTTCCGGTCACGTCGTTTGCGCTTTACGCCTCTTCGTATGGGCAAGGCCGTACCCGCTATGCCGAGCTGCAGCGCTGGACGCTGGGCGAATAA